The nucleotide window ATGCAGCCAGTCAGACATCTGTTGAATATTTTTTGACATATACCAACGGCCATTGGCAAAAACACCGTAATCAGCTCCCCCCATAGCCGAGGCAAAACGTGTAGAGTTTGCGTAGAAAAGCCACTGTTCGACCCACATCCGCTCGATTGCCTCGTTGAAAATGCTGTCATTCTTTGCAAGCCCTTGGGCAAGGCCTTTTTCCCAGGCGGAAAGAATGATGTCCGTGGCGGTTCTGGTCATCTGGTTGGTGGTCTCGATGGATTTTTCCAGACGGGCAAAATGACCGTCCACCCAGGAAGTTGCATGGCACTGAAGGCAGATTGTCTGCAGGGAGGCGCGCCGCTTTTCCTGCTCTTTTTTATCGATCAGATAAACGGCCGCCGCTTCTCCCGTTAGTTCTGTCGGCAGGGGGAGCCCCGCCTTGTTCCTGATGATTGTGGTATCGGGGGACAGGGGATGCGGGTGGGCGTATATCAGACCGAACAGACGCCAGGGGCTTCGGTCGTTCATCTGGTGGCTCCTTTTGGCGACAACATCACCCGCTTCGTTTACAAGGAGGCTTGCGTGGCAGGTCGCGCAGGTCGGTGCGGTGAAATCCTTGCCGAGAGTCCAGGGCACAGCCCCGAAGTTCCACTTGTCGCCGGTTGATTCGTAGAGATTCCCGTGCTTGCTTGCCTGATAAACCTTGTAAGCCGGGACGTCAGGGCCCTTGTGGCACGCCGAGCAGGTCGCCGGTTTGCGGGCCATCTCGATCGAAAAGGCGTGGCGGGTGTGACAAGCGGAGCAGGCCCCTTTGGTGCCATCCGGATTTATCCGCCCGACACCGCCACTCGGCCAGCCGGAAAGAACCGGGAATTCCATCTCGCCCATGGCTGTCTCGCGGCTCCTGCTGCCCGTGACCTCAACCTTCGTACCGTGACAGTAGATGCAGGAATCCTCCTCGGTAAGCTTGTCAACAGAGGTGAGCCGGGCGTGGGCGCCATCAAATTTCTGCAGGCTGTTGGCGGCATCCATCAGGCTTTTATAAACGGGGTTTTTCAAGAGGTTGCCATGCGCCTCGGACATGATGTTCCGGGAGTACTCGTCCGTTTCCTGAGGGTGACAGGTTGCGCAATCCCCGGGAGTGACCACAATATGCACCTTGAAGCCGTTATGGTTGAACGTGTCTTTGTGGGCATCCGGATTCAGGGCGTGGCATTCCGCGCAACCGACAAAAATAGTTTCCAGCCCCCGGGGCTGGTCTTTAAATGAGACCCGCCGTTCCAGAAGCGGTTTTTTTATTGCCTCTGCCGGGGTTACGGTTGCATGATGGCTTTTTTGCCAGTCTGACACAATGCCTGGAGTTACGTTCTCGTGACAGCCAAGGCAGGTTTTTGTTGCTTCGCTGAGCGCAGCGGCCCCTGATTGTGCGGAAAATACCAATATTGAAACCGACATTAACAGAATCCAGAAAATAACGGTGTGCCTCTTCTTCATAACGGCCTCCTGAATATTTTATGTTGGTTCCGCTTTCCAATTGCTCAGGCGTGAAGGAGTCTTGCAGGGGCATATCAACCCCTTGTCTTGCCGTTCTGATGGATGGTTACGGCAAGGTTGTCGCGGTGGATCGCCTCGTCGTAGTCCTTGTAGCCAAGGGCCGACTCAATTTGCGAGCTCTTCAAGCCGATGATTTTCCGCATGTCTTCGGAACCGTAGTTGACAAGCCCCTTGGCGATTGTGTTTCCCGTCAAATCAACGCAACTGACAGGATCTCCCAAAGCGAACTCCCCTTCTACCTGGTTTATTCCTGAGGGCAAAAGGCTTTTTCCATCCCGCACTATCGCTGCCTTGGCCCCGTCGTCCACAAGCAGACGTCCGCGGGAACGCAGTGTGAAGGCAATCCAGTATTTTCGGCTGTTCAGATGATCCGCGGAAGGAAGGAAGAGGGTGCCCACCTCCTTGCCATCCATGATTTCCTGAAGGACTCCCTTCCGCTTGCCGGGGGCGATAATGTAAGGGGTGCCGATGGCAATAACCTTTTTCGCGGCCAGAACCTTGCTTTTCATGCCGCCAATCCCCGCACTGGTGCCTTCATCGCTCGCGGCATTTTCTATTTCCTCGGTTATTTCGGTCACCAGGGTGATCAGCTTTGCTTTTTGGGAGTGGCTCGGATTCTGATCGTAGAGGCCGTTTGTACTTGTCAGATTGACGACAAGATGCGCCTCGACGATATTGGCGCACATCGCGGCCAGATTGTCGTTGTCTCCGAACTTTATCTCTTCGACGGCGACTGTGTCATTCTCGTTGATGACCGGGATTACCCCCCAGTCCAGCAATTGAAACAGGGTGTTGCGAATATTGAGAAACCGCTTGCGGTCGGTGATATCGCTCATCGTCAGCAGCACCTGGCCGACAAAGAGCCCGTGTTTGCCGAAAGCGTTGGAATATACCCGCATCAGTCTTCCCTGTCCTACCGCCGCCGCCGCCTGCTTCTGCGGCAGGCTTTTCAGTTTTCCTTCGATTCCCAGCCGGTGTTTGCCGGAGGCAATGGCCCCGGAACTGACAAAAATTACCTGAAATCCCTGCTCGCGCAGGGCAGCGATGTCGGAAACCAGTTGTTCGATTACTTCAAGGTCAATGCCGTCCTCGCCTGTCAGGACGGCGCTGCCGACCTTGACGATAATTCTTTTGACATTGCCAAGCTGTTCTTTGCGTGTCATAATTTACCGCTCCTCAAAGGGACTTTCTCCTCTTAGCCTGTCCATCCCGAACAAAATGGAAACAAAGGCGCTATTGATCAACGATGTCCTGTGATTCGCCTGTTTTTTCTTCCCGTGAAATCAGCAAGACCATCTCGCGGATTAACTCCGGAACGCCTTTTCCCGTTACCGCCGAAAAGAGGAATAACTTTATGCCTTTTTCGGCGAAGATGTCAATTTCCTTTTTTAAGCGCTCCTCGGTTATGGGAAGATCGAGCTTGCCGATGGCAACGATCTGGGGTTTTGCGAGCATCTCCGGGCTGAAAAATTCGAGTTCCCGGTTGATCAGTTCATAATCATGCCAGGCGCCGCGGCTCTCTTCGGGCGATATGTCGATTATATGCAACAAAACCGAGGTGCGCTCGACATGACGCAGAAACCTTATGCCCATGCCCTGCCCCGTATGGGCGCCCTCTATCAGTCCCGGAATGTCGGCGACCACGAACGATTCATGTTCTCCGAACTGGACAACGCCCAGATTGGGAATCAGCGTTGTAAAAGGGTAGTCGGCGATTTTGGGCCGGGCCGCGGATATTCTTGAAATAAGTGTGGATTTTCCGACATTGGGAAGTCCGACAATCCCGACGTCGGCAAGAAGCTTCAGCTCCAGGGTGATCCAGCGCTCCTCCCCCTCTATCCCCGGTTGGGCGAAGCGCGGCGTCTGCCGGGTGGCGGTGGCAAATCTCGCGTTTCCCCGACCTCCCATGCCCCCTTTGGCGACTATGCAGACGGCGCCGTCAACAGTCAGGTCGGCAAGCAGCTCGCCGGTCTCCGCTTCCCGGATTACCGTCCCCACCGGAACAAGTATCTCCACGTTCTCCGAGTCCCTGCCCGTTCGCTTGCTTCCCTCGCCGTGTCCTCCATGTTTTGCAACGTAGTGCTGGCGAAACTTGAGATCAAGCAGTGTACGTCTGCTCAGGGAGGCCCGGATGCTTACATCTCCACCATGTCCTCCGTCGCCGCCGTCCGGTCCGCCGTGGGGAACATACTTTTCCCGGCGGAAACTGACGCAGCCTCGCCCTCCGTCGCCGGCCTTGACATAAATTTTCGCTTCATCAATAAATTTCATCTTAAAATGCACCTCATATAAACTAAAAAGATGCCGTCCCGCACTGACGAGGGATATTGGAACGGGCATTTTCCCCTGAAAGCATGATCTTAAGCAACTGATCTAAATAAATTTTTCGTGATACTGGAAAACATTCTGCATCCAGCGCTCAATTTTGGAGAGGACAAGCATAAGCCGCGCTGTTTTTGTGAGGCTTATCTAAAGGGGGCAGGAATGGAGCGGCGAAAAGAGAATTGGCATTGCGCCTCCCTAACCGGCTGCGCAAACTGGCGGAAAAAAAAGAGCGGCAGGAGGTCGCCCAAGCTCTCCACCTGCCGCTATCGGAAAAATTATTCATGGGATAACATTGGCTGACAAAATCCGCCTGGATGTCCAACCCCCGGTATTTGAGGGAAAGAGGCCAATGGCGCCGCTGGTGTCCGCAGAGCAGTCAACCGCATTACGCATCA belongs to Syntrophobacterales bacterium and includes:
- a CDS encoding hydroxylamine oxidase — encoded protein: MKKRHTVIFWILLMSVSILVFSAQSGAAALSEATKTCLGCHENVTPGIVSDWQKSHHATVTPAEAIKKPLLERRVSFKDQPRGLETIFVGCAECHALNPDAHKDTFNHNGFKVHIVVTPGDCATCHPQETDEYSRNIMSEAHGNLLKNPVYKSLMDAANSLQKFDGAHARLTSVDKLTEEDSCIYCHGTKVEVTGSRSRETAMGEMEFPVLSGWPSGGVGRINPDGTKGACSACHTRHAFSIEMARKPATCSACHKGPDVPAYKVYQASKHGNLYESTGDKWNFGAVPWTLGKDFTAPTCATCHASLLVNEAGDVVAKRSHQMNDRSPWRLFGLIYAHPHPLSPDTTIIRNKAGLPLPTELTGEAAAVYLIDKKEQEKRRASLQTICLQCHATSWVDGHFARLEKSIETTNQMTRTATDIILSAWEKGLAQGLAKNDSIFNEAIERMWVEQWLFYANSTRFASAMGGADYGVFANGRWYMSKNIQQMSDWLHFLEATHAAGKNGKIKKDKK
- the proB gene encoding glutamate 5-kinase, with product MTRKEQLGNVKRIIVKVGSAVLTGEDGIDLEVIEQLVSDIAALREQGFQVIFVSSGAIASGKHRLGIEGKLKSLPQKQAAAAVGQGRLMRVYSNAFGKHGLFVGQVLLTMSDITDRKRFLNIRNTLFQLLDWGVIPVINENDTVAVEEIKFGDNDNLAAMCANIVEAHLVVNLTSTNGLYDQNPSHSQKAKLITLVTEITEEIENAASDEGTSAGIGGMKSKVLAAKKVIAIGTPYIIAPGKRKGVLQEIMDGKEVGTLFLPSADHLNSRKYWIAFTLRSRGRLLVDDGAKAAIVRDGKSLLPSGINQVEGEFALGDPVSCVDLTGNTIAKGLVNYGSEDMRKIIGLKSSQIESALGYKDYDEAIHRDNLAVTIHQNGKTRG
- the obgE gene encoding GTPase ObgE, with product MKFIDEAKIYVKAGDGGRGCVSFRREKYVPHGGPDGGDGGHGGDVSIRASLSRRTLLDLKFRQHYVAKHGGHGEGSKRTGRDSENVEILVPVGTVIREAETGELLADLTVDGAVCIVAKGGMGGRGNARFATATRQTPRFAQPGIEGEERWITLELKLLADVGIVGLPNVGKSTLISRISAARPKIADYPFTTLIPNLGVVQFGEHESFVVADIPGLIEGAHTGQGMGIRFLRHVERTSVLLHIIDISPEESRGAWHDYELINRELEFFSPEMLAKPQIVAIGKLDLPITEERLKKEIDIFAEKGIKLFLFSAVTGKGVPELIREMVLLISREEKTGESQDIVDQ